From the Myxococcales bacterium genome, one window contains:
- a CDS encoding chemotaxis response regulator protein-glutamate methylesterase has protein sequence MSDPIRTVIVDDSSIYRAILTRVLKQIPDVELVGSANNGRRGLEVIEEVRPDLVLLDVEMPEMDGLEALEIIAKQHTDVSVLMVSGVSDARRTLKALSHGAVDFIVKPEDSGADALRKQLWKGVRVVKAQRAARKRRKNAVEAGEPLRSRVASPNQVAKAASGSNQSRLIIIGVSTGGPRALETLVADFSRDLSCPVLIVQHMPPGFTDSLAQTLNGMSALDIAEAKAGESLTPGRVLIAPGGKHMEIEPSPSGDGNLLISLHDGAPRNECKPSVDVLLDSARAHFKGNILAGIMTGMGNDGCHGVGKLKAIGAYCIAQSEASCVVYGMPRAVYEAGHVDEMVPLYRFASRIEEWTLGTTPESRS, from the coding sequence ATGAGCGATCCCATCAGAACCGTGATCGTCGACGATTCCTCGATCTACCGGGCGATCCTGACTCGGGTTCTCAAGCAGATTCCCGATGTTGAGTTGGTTGGCTCAGCCAACAACGGACGACGCGGACTCGAGGTCATTGAAGAAGTACGCCCCGATCTGGTCCTGCTCGACGTCGAAATGCCCGAGATGGACGGTCTCGAGGCGCTCGAAATCATCGCCAAGCAGCACACTGATGTTTCGGTGCTGATGGTGTCGGGGGTGAGCGATGCGCGGCGCACGCTGAAAGCGCTGAGCCACGGAGCGGTCGATTTCATCGTCAAACCCGAGGACAGCGGAGCGGATGCTCTTCGCAAGCAACTCTGGAAGGGCGTTCGCGTCGTAAAGGCGCAGCGAGCGGCCCGGAAACGGCGGAAGAATGCAGTCGAAGCGGGAGAACCGCTGCGTTCTCGAGTTGCTTCGCCGAACCAAGTTGCAAAGGCGGCGAGCGGTTCGAACCAATCGCGACTGATCATCATCGGCGTTTCGACGGGGGGACCGCGGGCGCTCGAGACCCTGGTGGCAGACTTTTCGCGAGACCTTTCGTGTCCCGTACTCATCGTTCAACACATGCCGCCGGGCTTCACGGATTCGTTGGCCCAGACCCTGAACGGGATGAGTGCTCTCGATATTGCGGAGGCGAAGGCAGGAGAATCGCTGACTCCGGGGCGCGTCTTGATCGCGCCCGGCGGCAAGCATATGGAGATCGAGCCAAGCCCATCGGGCGACGGAAACCTGTTGATCAGTCTGCACGACGGTGCTCCCCGCAATGAGTGCAAGCCCTCTGTCGACGTATTGCTCGATTCTGCGCGAGCCCATTTCAAGGGAAACATCCTCGCGGGCATCATGACGGGAATGGGGAACGATGGTTGTCATGGAGTCGGGAAGCTCAAGGCCATAGGGGCATATTGCATTGCCCAGAGCGAAGCATCATGCGTAGTTTACGGAATGCCGCGCGCGGTGTACGAGGCCGGGCACGTCGACGAAATGGTGCCGCTCTACAGATTTGCGTCACGTATCGAGGAGTGGACCCTCGGGACCACCCCGGAGAGTCGCTCATGA
- a CDS encoding purine-binding chemotaxis protein CheW, whose product MILDPASQDEALEYGLASFYLGDDLFSVNIRLVREINPHLDITPARKAESFVSGLVNLRGQIVTVIDLGERLGLGRHQIGPESRLVILKTNSELAALDNCALASTDDKVGLLVDRISDVITPNSDQLELPPPNLDGSGSVYLTGVCKTDSGTMSILDVRRLLEYSPSVTEN is encoded by the coding sequence GTGATCTTGGATCCCGCTTCTCAGGACGAGGCGCTGGAGTATGGACTCGCGAGCTTCTATCTGGGCGATGACCTCTTCAGCGTCAACATCAGATTGGTGCGCGAGATCAATCCGCACCTCGACATAACTCCAGCGCGAAAAGCCGAAAGTTTCGTGAGCGGCCTGGTAAACCTTCGCGGCCAGATCGTCACAGTCATCGACCTCGGCGAACGTCTCGGGCTAGGTCGGCATCAAATCGGACCGGAGAGCCGACTCGTCATTCTCAAGACCAATTCAGAATTGGCCGCGCTGGACAACTGCGCCCTTGCCTCGACGGACGACAAGGTGGGGCTGTTGGTCGACCGAATCTCGGATGTGATCACACCGAACTCCGATCAACTCGAGCTCCCGCCGCCGAACCTGGACGGTTCAGGGTCGGTGTACTTGACTGGAGTCTGCAAGACCGACTCGGGGACGATGAGCATTCTCGATGTGCGCCGGTTGCTCGAGTACAGCCCGTCTGTCACCGAAAACTAG
- a CDS encoding chemotaxis protein CheW — protein sequence MDEDQELLQDFRTESLEHMTEIEPLFLEIEELEGEAQLEVVNQIFRAAHSVKGAAGFFGLDRIQNLAHIMENLLMRVRDGELVFQSDMTDALLAGVDKLSQLIEALPEVVDLSIDEEIDRLKPLIEGEGASPEAASAEAPAESATVPPAPAVEAEAAEPVPEPQPEPATAVSPESTGESATDDSFPEFVINEEAAEEVARFGQRIYGIVFDDVPLEQKSLVHDTKKRAGSIGKVLSALPAELTGGCLALQIGSVLEIDLVAGALGIDPSRIRLLRERVTMSDDRLAQVTNKKTGKDGAKSQPAAAKESKPAAVAESKAVTPPVAGSKPTETAVAAVVGAVVGAEVSAAPESKPDPPAAGSAGGAGSNSGDSGKPKVASKKMEAAETVRVSVDLLDKLMDLAGELVLGRNQLLARLDQTDDPSIKGVLQNIDIVTSDLQSNIMNTRMQPVGNVFKKYHRVVRDLSRKLGKKVDLVIEGSEVELDKSIIELLSDPLTHLVRNSLDHGIEAPAKRLLVGKSESGLIELHAYHEGGQVNIEIRDDGRGIDPAKTRALAIERGMMTPEEAEALSDSDAVMLIFAAGFSLAAEVTEVSGRGVGMDVVKANITKLGGKIDIDSEVGKGATIRIRLPLTLAIVPSLIVVVDQERFAVPQVNLVEIVRIKASEIPTRLEQIKGADVLRLRGRLLPLVRLADTLEIPRYFEDPETGAKNPDRRKNLAERPVAAATSDAARDADDTSETRRTYENQSAIHVVVLRSGEHRYGLIVDRIADSEEIVVKPLSQFIKGCRCYAGATIMGDGRVAMILDVAGIAADTNLRFHDLAEESDRRERKIDETTGSRRELILFANAASEQFAVDLAQIVRLEKIEANEIERIGGSEYMQHLGKGLPLIRLENEISVNPIEECEEYYVLIPSGDGTSGGILASRVIDTVDIAIELNKSKDDPPCVSGRALVQGRLTTILDAELLLASALGDTP from the coding sequence ATGGACGAGGATCAGGAACTTCTCCAGGATTTCCGTACAGAGTCCCTGGAACACATGACCGAAATCGAGCCTCTATTTTTGGAGATCGAAGAGCTCGAGGGCGAAGCGCAACTCGAAGTTGTGAATCAGATTTTTCGCGCTGCGCACAGTGTCAAGGGCGCCGCCGGTTTCTTCGGTCTGGATCGAATCCAAAATCTCGCTCACATCATGGAAAATCTCCTGATGCGAGTCCGGGACGGCGAGTTGGTCTTCCAATCGGACATGACCGATGCGCTGCTGGCGGGAGTCGACAAGCTCAGTCAGTTGATCGAAGCCTTGCCCGAAGTGGTCGATCTCTCGATCGACGAAGAAATTGACAGACTCAAGCCGCTGATCGAGGGCGAAGGTGCGTCGCCGGAAGCGGCGAGCGCCGAGGCACCCGCCGAGAGTGCCACTGTCCCTCCCGCTCCCGCCGTAGAGGCCGAGGCGGCCGAACCCGTTCCCGAACCACAACCGGAGCCGGCTACCGCAGTTTCCCCTGAGAGCACCGGAGAATCGGCGACCGATGACTCGTTCCCCGAATTTGTCATCAACGAAGAGGCGGCCGAAGAAGTGGCACGCTTCGGCCAGCGAATATACGGAATCGTCTTCGACGACGTACCTCTCGAGCAAAAATCACTCGTTCACGACACCAAGAAACGCGCTGGGTCGATCGGCAAGGTGTTGTCCGCCTTGCCTGCGGAACTCACGGGAGGATGTCTCGCTCTTCAGATTGGTTCCGTTCTCGAAATCGACCTGGTAGCCGGGGCGCTCGGGATCGATCCAAGCCGCATTCGATTGCTGCGCGAGCGGGTGACGATGTCCGACGACCGACTCGCTCAGGTGACGAACAAGAAAACAGGCAAGGACGGCGCCAAGAGTCAGCCCGCGGCGGCCAAAGAGTCCAAACCGGCTGCGGTCGCAGAATCGAAGGCCGTGACACCTCCTGTCGCCGGGTCAAAGCCGACCGAGACAGCAGTTGCAGCTGTTGTTGGAGCTGTTGTTGGAGCTGAAGTATCGGCGGCACCGGAAAGCAAGCCCGATCCACCCGCTGCCGGAAGCGCTGGAGGCGCAGGAAGCAATTCTGGTGACAGCGGCAAGCCGAAGGTCGCAAGCAAAAAGATGGAGGCGGCTGAAACGGTTCGCGTTTCTGTCGACCTGCTCGACAAATTGATGGACCTCGCGGGTGAATTGGTGCTCGGTCGAAATCAGTTGCTCGCGCGCCTGGATCAGACCGACGATCCCAGCATCAAGGGTGTGTTGCAGAACATCGATATCGTGACGAGTGATCTGCAGAGCAACATCATGAACACTCGGATGCAACCGGTCGGGAATGTCTTCAAGAAGTATCACCGGGTGGTGAGAGACCTTTCGAGAAAACTCGGCAAGAAGGTCGATTTGGTGATCGAAGGCAGCGAAGTTGAACTAGACAAGTCGATCATCGAATTGCTCTCCGATCCCCTGACACATCTGGTGCGCAATTCGTTGGACCACGGAATCGAGGCCCCTGCAAAGCGGCTGCTTGTGGGTAAATCCGAATCCGGCCTGATTGAACTGCACGCCTATCACGAGGGCGGTCAGGTCAATATCGAGATCCGTGACGATGGTCGGGGAATCGATCCAGCGAAGACCCGCGCTTTGGCGATCGAACGCGGCATGATGACCCCAGAAGAAGCCGAAGCGCTCAGCGATTCTGATGCGGTGATGTTGATCTTCGCCGCCGGCTTTTCCCTCGCGGCTGAGGTCACTGAGGTCTCGGGCCGCGGCGTGGGCATGGACGTCGTGAAGGCGAACATCACAAAACTCGGCGGCAAAATCGATATCGATAGCGAGGTGGGGAAGGGCGCAACCATTCGCATCCGCTTACCCCTCACCCTCGCGATCGTTCCGTCTCTGATCGTAGTCGTCGATCAAGAGCGCTTCGCGGTCCCCCAGGTAAACCTGGTCGAGATTGTGAGGATCAAGGCATCGGAAATCCCAACACGCCTCGAGCAGATCAAGGGAGCCGACGTGCTGCGCTTGAGGGGACGTTTACTTCCTTTGGTACGACTCGCCGATACCCTCGAAATTCCAAGGTATTTCGAGGACCCAGAGACTGGAGCCAAGAATCCCGATCGAAGAAAGAACCTCGCGGAGCGTCCAGTCGCGGCCGCCACGAGTGATGCTGCCCGGGATGCGGACGATACTTCGGAGACCAGAAGGACGTACGAGAATCAATCGGCCATCCACGTGGTCGTGCTGCGCTCGGGTGAACACCGCTACGGGTTGATTGTCGATCGCATTGCAGACAGTGAAGAAATCGTGGTGAAGCCGCTTTCGCAATTCATTAAAGGTTGTCGCTGCTATGCCGGTGCCACGATCATGGGCGACGGCCGGGTGGCGATGATTCTCGACGTTGCGGGCATCGCTGCAGATACGAACCTTCGCTTCCACGATTTGGCGGAAGAGTCGGATCGTCGCGAGCGCAAAATTGATGAGACCACCGGCAGCCGGCGAGAACTGATTCTCTTTGCCAATGCGGCATCAGAACAGTTCGCTGTCGATCTCGCACAGATCGTACGGCTCGAAAAAATCGAAGCCAACGAGATCGAAAGGATTGGCGGCTCCGAGTACATGCAGCATCTCGGCAAGGGCTTGCCCTTGATTCGGCTGGAAAATGAAATTTCCGTAAATCCAATCGAAGAGTGCGAAGAATATTATGTCCTGATCCCGAGTGGAGATGGTACGTCGGGTGGCATTCTCGCGAGTCGTGTGATCGACACGGTGGATATCGCGATCGAGCTGAACAAGTCCAAGGACGACCCACCTTGCGTGAGTGGTCGTGCGCTGGTCCAGGGCAGGCTGACCACCATATTGGACGCCGAATTGCTGCTCGCATCGGCGTTGGGAGATACGCCGTGA
- a CDS encoding DUF1302 family protein, translating to MLRGSLLKRILALSLIWVALGFSVVPAAAQDDAMDDVLAGFDESDEFEVDPAQSEPSAAMEDRVWSLQGDLNFGLTASLHNHDSPTGDDYSGLQRFRTKLALQFDLDLPRGWKLRTSGYGFYDLAYEMNGRRGYTREVKNTYENDFEVTDTYFEGSLHERVDLKIGRQVVNWGRSESLRVLDIINPLDSREPGLVDIEDIRRSVGMAKLGVFWGPWTLTLLAIPEVRYGISPARGSDQAPDVGIDVIIALNATLTPAEMLRFMSITGNAEALSDERIEKDFGKATEFAVNLTGVFSGWDVSLQAARYNDDRAHFDPGDGQLEHSRLWMLGSGANYTFGSWLIKSEIAYLDGFEFFWADEKKSRVDTMIGVEYYGISDVNIVLEIAQRHINGFESAMGRLPDFAQKDTLETALRISVDLMNDQLHLTMLSFVIGEAAQDGSFVRLSAAYDVIDALSVNAGFLLFQSGDNIFFANSEKNDRFFAGAKYSF from the coding sequence ATGCTTCGAGGCAGTCTGCTGAAGAGAATTCTCGCGCTCAGCTTGATCTGGGTCGCACTGGGGTTCTCCGTCGTCCCGGCCGCTGCCCAGGATGATGCGATGGACGACGTTCTCGCAGGATTCGACGAGAGCGACGAGTTCGAAGTCGACCCGGCACAGAGTGAGCCATCCGCTGCTATGGAAGATCGTGTTTGGAGTCTACAGGGCGATCTGAACTTCGGGTTGACGGCAAGTCTCCACAACCACGATTCGCCAACCGGCGACGATTACTCGGGGCTCCAACGCTTCCGAACCAAGCTCGCCCTGCAGTTCGATCTCGACCTGCCCCGAGGCTGGAAGCTGCGCACGTCGGGCTATGGCTTCTACGATCTCGCGTACGAGATGAACGGGCGCCGTGGCTACACGCGCGAAGTGAAGAACACCTACGAGAACGACTTTGAAGTCACGGACACCTACTTCGAAGGAAGCCTGCACGAGCGGGTGGATCTCAAGATCGGGCGCCAGGTCGTAAACTGGGGGCGAAGCGAGTCGCTCAGGGTGCTGGACATCATCAACCCGCTGGATAGTCGGGAGCCTGGCCTGGTTGATATCGAAGACATCCGGCGCTCGGTAGGGATGGCGAAGCTCGGAGTCTTTTGGGGTCCATGGACTCTCACGCTGCTCGCGATTCCCGAGGTGCGGTACGGCATCTCGCCGGCCCGGGGTTCAGACCAGGCGCCGGATGTCGGAATCGACGTAATCATTGCGCTCAATGCAACACTGACTCCAGCGGAAATGCTCAGGTTTATGTCAATAACCGGCAACGCCGAGGCGCTCAGCGACGAAAGAATCGAGAAGGACTTCGGCAAAGCAACCGAGTTTGCCGTCAACCTCACGGGGGTATTCAGCGGCTGGGATGTATCGCTGCAGGCCGCACGCTACAACGATGACCGCGCCCACTTCGACCCGGGCGATGGGCAATTAGAACACAGCCGACTTTGGATGCTGGGCAGTGGCGCGAACTACACCTTTGGTTCGTGGTTGATCAAGTCGGAAATTGCCTACCTGGACGGTTTCGAATTCTTTTGGGCGGACGAGAAGAAGTCTCGCGTCGACACGATGATCGGCGTTGAATACTACGGAATCAGCGACGTCAACATCGTGCTCGAGATCGCTCAGCGGCACATCAACGGCTTTGAGAGCGCGATGGGTCGCTTGCCAGATTTCGCCCAGAAGGACACGCTCGAAACAGCGCTGCGCATCAGCGTCGATCTGATGAATGACCAACTTCACCTGACGATGCTGAGCTTCGTGATCGGGGAAGCGGCGCAGGACGGAAGCTTCGTTCGACTTTCCGCTGCGTACGACGTAATCGACGCATTGAGTGTCAACGCGGGGTTCCTGCTCTTTCAATCCGGAGACAACATCTTTTTCGCCAACAGCGAGAAAAATGACCGTTTCTTCGCCGGTGCAAAATACAGTTTCTGA
- a CDS encoding outer membrane lipoprotein-sorting protein, translating into MADDLSAREIMQKVKDRDDGDNRVSDMEMILIDKRGKQRIRKMRTFSKNFGKDDYTLMFFLSPADVKDTGFLTYDYDDDDADDDQWLYLPALKKTKRIAAGDKSGSFMGSDFNYSDMSSRSVDHYTHTLMKETEVKGHKVWQIESIPKTEEEIDETGYTKFVAFVRQDNFVVIRSVGWRKKGKRLRYMEIQGLELIDGIWVATELSMTTKKGKATLHKTILKTSNIRFNQQLAEADFTIRKLEKGL; encoded by the coding sequence ATGGCCGATGACCTCTCGGCTCGGGAGATCATGCAAAAGGTCAAGGATCGCGACGATGGAGACAACCGCGTGTCCGACATGGAGATGATTCTCATCGACAAGCGAGGTAAGCAGCGGATTCGAAAAATGCGCACCTTCAGCAAGAACTTTGGGAAGGACGACTACACCCTGATGTTTTTTCTTTCGCCGGCCGACGTGAAAGACACCGGGTTTCTCACCTACGACTACGACGACGATGACGCCGATGACGATCAGTGGTTGTACCTGCCCGCGCTCAAGAAGACGAAGCGGATCGCGGCAGGGGATAAGAGCGGCAGCTTCATGGGGAGCGATTTCAACTACTCGGACATGTCGTCGCGCTCGGTCGATCATTACACCCACACTTTGATGAAGGAAACCGAGGTCAAGGGCCACAAAGTCTGGCAAATTGAATCGATCCCGAAGACCGAAGAGGAGATCGACGAAACCGGCTACACGAAGTTCGTGGCCTTCGTACGCCAAGACAACTTTGTGGTGATCCGCTCGGTGGGTTGGCGCAAGAAGGGGAAGCGGCTGCGCTACATGGAAATCCAGGGCCTCGAGTTGATCGACGGGATCTGGGTCGCCACCGAACTTTCGATGACGACCAAAAAGGGCAAAGCCACCCTGCACAAGACCATTCTCAAAACCTCGAACATAAGATTCAATCAACAACTCGCCGAAGCCGACTTTACCATCCGAAAACTCGAGAAGGGCTTGTAG